A portion of the Bacteroidales bacterium genome contains these proteins:
- a CDS encoding 30S ribosomal protein S21: MIIVPVKEGESVDKALKKYKRKFEKTGVMKELRERKAYKKPSVRRREQIIRAIYIQKLQQGLITK, encoded by the coding sequence ATGATTATTGTACCCGTAAAAGAAGGCGAAAGCGTTGATAAAGCGTTGAAAAAATACAAACGCAAATTTGAAAAAACTGGCGTAATGAAAGAATTACGCGAACGTAAAGCATATAAAAAACCATCTGTACGTCGACGCGAGCAAATAATTAGAGCCATTTATATTCAAAAATTACAACAAGGGTTAATAACCAAGTAA